From a single Peromyscus maniculatus bairdii isolate BWxNUB_F1_BW_parent chromosome 4, HU_Pman_BW_mat_3.1, whole genome shotgun sequence genomic region:
- the Oprl1 gene encoding nociceptin receptor isoform X2 → MRLYPTTCCSMLATAPSCPLDSRSPSWGSTWLCASGGCWGTASSCMSSSAGRALRGTGDSRHTKMKTATNIYIFNLALADTLVLLTLPFQGTDILLGFWPFGNALCKTVIAIDYYNMFTSTFTLTAMSVDRYVAICHPIRALDVRTSSKAQAVNVAIWALASVVGVPVAIMGSAQVEDEEIECLVEIPAPQDYWGPVFAICIFLFSFIIPVLIISVCYSLMIRRLRGVRLLSGSREKDRNLRRITRLVLVVVAVFVGCWTPVQVFVLVQGLGVQPGSEAAVAILRFCTALGYVNSCLNPILYAFLDENFKACFRKFCCASALHREVQVSDRVRSIAKDVGLACKTSETVPRPA, encoded by the exons ATGAGACTGTACCCCACCACCTGCTGCTCAATGCTAGCCACAGCGCCTTCCTGCCCCTTGGACTCAAGGTCACCATCGTGGGGCTCTACTTGGCTGTGTGCATCGGGGGGCTGCTGGGGAACTGCCTCGTCATGTATGTCATCCTCAG ctgggAGGGCATTGAGGGGGACTGGAGACAGCAG GCATACCAAGATGAAGACAGCTAccaacatttatatatttaatctGGCACTGGCTGATACCCTGGTCTTGCTGACACTGCCCTTCCAGGGCACAGATATCCTTTTGGGCTTCTGGCCATTTGGGAATGCATTGTGCAAGACTGTCATTGCTATTGACTACTACAACATGTTCACCAGCACTTTCACTCTGACTGCCATGAGTGtagaccgctatgtggccatctgtcaCCCTATCCGTGCCCTTGATGTTCGGACATCCAGCAAAGCCCAGGCTGTTAATGTGGCCATATGGGCCCTGGCCTCAGTGGTTGGTGTTCCTGTTGCCATCATGGGCTCAGCACAAGTGGAAGATGAAG AGATCGAATGCCTGGTGGAAATCCCTGCCCCTCAGGACTATTGGGGCCCGGTATTTGCCATCTgcatcttcctcttttccttcatcATCCCTGTGCTGATCATCTCTGTCTGCTACAGCCTCATGATTCGGCGGCTCCGTGGTGTCCGTCTGCTTTCAGGCTCCCGAGAGAAGGACCGGAACCTGCGGCGTATCACAcggctggtgctggtggtggtggctgtgtttGTGGGCTGCTGGACACCTGTGCAAGTCTTTGTGCTGGTCCAAGGACTGGGTGTTCAGCCAGGCAGTGAGGCTGCAGTAGCCATCCTGCGCTTCTGCACAGCCCTGGGCTATGTCAACAGCTGTCTCAACCCCATTCTCTATGCTTTCCTGGATGAGAACTTCAAGGCCTGCTTTAGAAAGTTCTGCTGTGCTTCAGCCTTGCATCGGGAGGTGCAGGTTTCTGATCGTGTGCGCAGCATTGCCAAGGATGTGGGCCTTGCTTGCAAGACTTCTGAGACAGTACCACGGCCGGCATGA
- the Oprl1 gene encoding nociceptin receptor isoform X1 yields MESLFPAPFWEVLYGSHFQGNLSLLNETVPHHLLLNASHSAFLPLGLKVTIVGLYLAVCIGGLLGNCLVMYVILRHTKMKTATNIYIFNLALADTLVLLTLPFQGTDILLGFWPFGNALCKTVIAIDYYNMFTSTFTLTAMSVDRYVAICHPIRALDVRTSSKAQAVNVAIWALASVVGVPVAIMGSAQVEDEEIECLVEIPAPQDYWGPVFAICIFLFSFIIPVLIISVCYSLMIRRLRGVRLLSGSREKDRNLRRITRLVLVVVAVFVGCWTPVQVFVLVQGLGVQPGSEAAVAILRFCTALGYVNSCLNPILYAFLDENFKACFRKFCCASALHREVQVSDRVRSIAKDVGLACKTSETVPRPA; encoded by the exons ATGGAGTCCCTCTTCCCTGCCCCATTCTGGGAAGTCTTGTATGGCAGCCACTTTCAAGGCAACCTGTCTCTCCTAAATGAGACTGTACCCCACCACCTGCTGCTCAATGCTAGCCACAGCGCCTTCCTGCCCCTTGGACTCAAGGTCACCATCGTGGGGCTCTACTTGGCTGTGTGCATCGGGGGGCTGCTGGGGAACTGCCTCGTCATGTATGTCATCCTCAG GCATACCAAGATGAAGACAGCTAccaacatttatatatttaatctGGCACTGGCTGATACCCTGGTCTTGCTGACACTGCCCTTCCAGGGCACAGATATCCTTTTGGGCTTCTGGCCATTTGGGAATGCATTGTGCAAGACTGTCATTGCTATTGACTACTACAACATGTTCACCAGCACTTTCACTCTGACTGCCATGAGTGtagaccgctatgtggccatctgtcaCCCTATCCGTGCCCTTGATGTTCGGACATCCAGCAAAGCCCAGGCTGTTAATGTGGCCATATGGGCCCTGGCCTCAGTGGTTGGTGTTCCTGTTGCCATCATGGGCTCAGCACAAGTGGAAGATGAAG AGATCGAATGCCTGGTGGAAATCCCTGCCCCTCAGGACTATTGGGGCCCGGTATTTGCCATCTgcatcttcctcttttccttcatcATCCCTGTGCTGATCATCTCTGTCTGCTACAGCCTCATGATTCGGCGGCTCCGTGGTGTCCGTCTGCTTTCAGGCTCCCGAGAGAAGGACCGGAACCTGCGGCGTATCACAcggctggtgctggtggtggtggctgtgtttGTGGGCTGCTGGACACCTGTGCAAGTCTTTGTGCTGGTCCAAGGACTGGGTGTTCAGCCAGGCAGTGAGGCTGCAGTAGCCATCCTGCGCTTCTGCACAGCCCTGGGCTATGTCAACAGCTGTCTCAACCCCATTCTCTATGCTTTCCTGGATGAGAACTTCAAGGCCTGCTTTAGAAAGTTCTGCTGTGCTTCAGCCTTGCATCGGGAGGTGCAGGTTTCTGATCGTGTGCGCAGCATTGCCAAGGATGTGGGCCTTGCTTGCAAGACTTCTGAGACAGTACCACGGCCGGCATGA
- the Oprl1 gene encoding nociceptin receptor isoform X3 produces the protein MKTATNIYIFNLALADTLVLLTLPFQGTDILLGFWPFGNALCKTVIAIDYYNMFTSTFTLTAMSVDRYVAICHPIRALDVRTSSKAQAVNVAIWALASVVGVPVAIMGSAQVEDEEIECLVEIPAPQDYWGPVFAICIFLFSFIIPVLIISVCYSLMIRRLRGVRLLSGSREKDRNLRRITRLVLVVVAVFVGCWTPVQVFVLVQGLGVQPGSEAAVAILRFCTALGYVNSCLNPILYAFLDENFKACFRKFCCASALHREVQVSDRVRSIAKDVGLACKTSETVPRPA, from the exons ATGAAGACAGCTAccaacatttatatatttaatctGGCACTGGCTGATACCCTGGTCTTGCTGACACTGCCCTTCCAGGGCACAGATATCCTTTTGGGCTTCTGGCCATTTGGGAATGCATTGTGCAAGACTGTCATTGCTATTGACTACTACAACATGTTCACCAGCACTTTCACTCTGACTGCCATGAGTGtagaccgctatgtggccatctgtcaCCCTATCCGTGCCCTTGATGTTCGGACATCCAGCAAAGCCCAGGCTGTTAATGTGGCCATATGGGCCCTGGCCTCAGTGGTTGGTGTTCCTGTTGCCATCATGGGCTCAGCACAAGTGGAAGATGAAG AGATCGAATGCCTGGTGGAAATCCCTGCCCCTCAGGACTATTGGGGCCCGGTATTTGCCATCTgcatcttcctcttttccttcatcATCCCTGTGCTGATCATCTCTGTCTGCTACAGCCTCATGATTCGGCGGCTCCGTGGTGTCCGTCTGCTTTCAGGCTCCCGAGAGAAGGACCGGAACCTGCGGCGTATCACAcggctggtgctggtggtggtggctgtgtttGTGGGCTGCTGGACACCTGTGCAAGTCTTTGTGCTGGTCCAAGGACTGGGTGTTCAGCCAGGCAGTGAGGCTGCAGTAGCCATCCTGCGCTTCTGCACAGCCCTGGGCTATGTCAACAGCTGTCTCAACCCCATTCTCTATGCTTTCCTGGATGAGAACTTCAAGGCCTGCTTTAGAAAGTTCTGCTGTGCTTCAGCCTTGCATCGGGAGGTGCAGGTTTCTGATCGTGTGCGCAGCATTGCCAAGGATGTGGGCCTTGCTTGCAAGACTTCTGAGACAGTACCACGGCCGGCATGA
- the Npbwr2 gene encoding LOW QUALITY PROTEIN: neuropeptides B/W receptor type 2 (The sequence of the model RefSeq protein was modified relative to this genomic sequence to represent the inferred CDS: inserted 4 bases in 3 codons; deleted 2 bases in 2 codons; substituted 4 bases at 4 genomic stop codons) produces the protein MLLSAQSPPAAEATNCFPTTNLSKDNNTQPNTTFSEPLPMLHMLLPTVCSMICXLVLPVNISEYLLQHXPFGEPFCKLVLTFNHYNIFSSIYFLVVMSVDCLVGLVTVRSCRLPRHNFASGWMSPSWVCPFFSFAHVYSNELQAPSCGLHFLRPEQAWFLPSHIYTLVLGFSVPECIICMLYVDLLPRLHTVRXHSSAKVLRKAKRKXTVLVLDVLAVFLLCXVPFFAGPLVPQTTDMDXHLLSHHXLSYANSCLNPFLYAFLDDNFCKNFCDIGEYMSGSLSILTIHHLQKQRLIQPGDVLPLHTYPCVLHTNRYKQS, from the exons ATGTTGCTGAGTGCCCAGAGTCCTCCAGCAGCTGAAGCTACTAACTGCTTCCCTACTACCAACTTGTCCAAGGACAATAACACCCAGCCCAATACCACCTTCTCTGAGCCACTACCTATGCTCCACATGCTCCTGCCAACTGTGTGCTCCATGATCTG GTTGGTGCTCCCAGTCAACATCTCTGAGTACCTGCTGCAGCACTGACCCTTTGGGGAGCCATTCTGCAAACTGGTGCTGACCTTCAACCACTATAACATCTTTTCTAGCATCTACTTCCTGGTTGTGATGAGTGTGGACTGCTTAGTGGGACTGGTAACTGTGAGATCTTGCAGATTGCCTAGACATAACTTTGCATCTGGCTGGATGTCACCATCATGGGTctgccctttcttttcctttgcccaTGTCTATAGCAATGAGTTACAGGCACCTAGTTGTGGGCTACACTTCTTGAGGCCAGAGCAGGCCTGGTTCCTGCCCAGCCACATTTATACA TTAGTTCTGGGCTTTTCAGTGCCTGAGTGCATCATCTGCATGTTATATGTAGATCTACTACCCAGACTTCATACAGTGA TCCACTCTAGTGCTAAGGTTCTGAGGAAGGCCAAGAGGA TAACTGTCCTGGTCCTCGATGTGCTGGCTGTGTTCCTTCTCTGCTAGGTGCCCTTC TTTGCCGGCCCTCTGGTGCCTCAGACTACAGACATGGATTAGCATCTCCTAAGCCATCACTAGCTCAGCTATGCCAACTCATGCCTCAATCCTTTCTTGTATGCCTTCCTGGATGACAACTTCTGCAAGAATTTCTGTGACATAGGAGAATATATGTCAGGAAGCCTGAGCATCCTTACCATTCATCACCTCCAAAAGCAGAGGTTAATCCAGCCAGGAGATGTTCTGCCTCTTCACACTTATCCCTGTGTTCTCCATACAAACAGATACAAACAATCATGA